The genomic region CCCTTGAATCTATCCACGATCAACACCGAGTAATTCTCCAGATCCCGCCTTGTCCACAGGATCCTGTTAAGTTCGTCCTTGATGGTCACATTGTATCATCGTGGGACAAAGCTAAATTCTCGTCGTGCACATGAGCCAGGGATCTCAAGGGAGGTAGTAACACTTTTTACTTTCCACGAGGTAGTAATGATATGAGCTGGGTCACAGTGTCTACCAAGGTGAGAAGGGAACTGCTGGAAAAGGCCAAGGAGTACGGAGTTAACGTGTCTGAAGTGCTTAGGAGGGCGTTAGAGAACGAGGTGAGGGAGAGGGAGAGGGAACAGGCCAGAAGGAGCGCTGCCCTAATTGCTGAAAGGCTTAGCGTGTCAAGGGAAGACGTGATCCGCATAATCAGGGAGAGCAGGGACAAGGATGGCAAGGTACGTGATTGATGCAAGCTCGATCATTGAG from Metallosphaera sedula DSM 5348 harbors:
- a CDS encoding type II toxin-antitoxin system CcdA family antitoxin — encoded protein: MSWVTVSTKVRRELLEKAKEYGVNVSEVLRRALENEVREREREQARRSAALIAERLSVSREDVIRIIRESRDKDGKVRD